Proteins co-encoded in one Eremothecium sinecaudum strain ATCC 58844 chromosome VI, complete sequence genomic window:
- the SNF6 gene encoding Snf6p (Syntenic homolog of Ashbya gossypii AFR185C; Syntenic homolog of Saccharomyces cerevisiae YHL025W (SNF6)), producing MAKRGRKPLNRGWRLQQQNGVHGHGQSQPILHQQKYERLRPQRLDPEQIGSSVHDESDTISFRNHLLENYILASEWIDVLTTQAVPISRVKKPNIYPEELRLQHLEEQLRMRREQLTLLEKKVEQLDTELDTSSQSVVLKECIHKLDQDIFCAETVDDIQKKFETHFGVTIRAGAVIMHRDKFKFPSQVGNKAPDNYWTEVYPQILDRNLQEEREKLELEQLEKERLQQEEDLHQQQLEEEERKRKQQEEEERQLLLQSEAAAVTVTATAAASDQQTGDAQQGSEMLDEMFNDIGTEPFNTGFDDAFGDFDNAFF from the coding sequence ATGGCAAAGCGTGGCAGAAAGCCTTTAAACAGGGGATGGCGATTACAGCAGCAAAATGGAGTTCACGGACATGGACAGAGTCAGCCAATTTTACACCAACAGAAATATGAACGTTTAAGACCACAGAGATTGGATCCGGAGCAAATTGGAAGCTCAGTACATGATGAGAGTGATACTATATCGTTTCGAAACCATCTTTTGGAAAACTATATTTTAGCATCTGAATGGATTGATGTATTAACAACTCAGGCCGTGCCAATAAGCAGGGTGAAGAAACCAAATATATATCCTGAAGAACTAAGGCTTCAACACTTAGAAGAGCAGCTGCGAATGCGTCGTGAGCAGCTCACGTTACTGGAAAAGAAAGTGGAACAACTGGACACAGAACTGGACACATCATCTCAATCGGTCGTACTGAAAGAATGCATACATAAACTAGACCAGGATATTTTTTGTGCTGAGACTGTAGATGATATCCAGAAGAAGTTTGAGACGCATTTTGGGGTCACCATTAGGGCCGGTGCAGTGATTATGCATCGAGATAAGTTTAAGTTTCCATCTCAAGTTGGAAACAAGGCTCCTGACAACTACTGGACTGAGGTCTATCCGCAGATACTGGATCGCAACCTACAAGAAGAGCGGGAGAAGCTAGAGCTTGAGCAACTGGAGAAAGAACGTCTTCAGCAAGAGGAAGATCTGCATCAGCAGCAACTCGAGGAGGAAGAAAGAAAGCGAAAGCAACAAGAGGAGGAGGAACGGCAGCTATTACTACAGTCAGAAGCAGCCGCTGTGACTGTGACTGCCACAGCCGCTGCATCAGATCAACAGACTGGAGATGCCCAACAAGGAAGCGAGATGCTCGACGAGATGTTTAACGACATAGGCACTGAACCTTTCAATACGGGATTCGACGACGCCTTTGGAGATTTCGACAACGCTTTCTTCTaa
- a CDS encoding uncharacterized protein (Syntenic homolog of Ashbya gossypii AFR181W; Syntenic homolog of Saccharomyces cerevisiae YER137C) produces MASRNTKESLPSMEVLMRVLTDRQQHAQKIKEEYQRKLAELTELMNALFDDRLQGKAKLDTETLNEKLKTDIDIIERDGKRYALIPITSTKQQRKSHKTVKIACSYCKELGHTRAKCEKRLLNVGHGK; encoded by the coding sequence ATGGCGAGCAGAAACACTAAAGAGTCGTTACCTTCGATGGAGGTGCTCATGAGAGTGCTGACTGATAGGCAGCAGCATGCACAGAAGATCAAAGAAGAATATCAAAGGAAGTTAGCCGAATTAACAGAATTAATGAACGCATTATTTGATGACAGGTTACAAGGGAAAGCGAAATTGGATACTGAAACGTTGAATGAAAAGTTGAAAACTGATATAGATATTATCGAACGCGATGGAAAGCGCTATGCTTTAATACCTATTACAAGTACAAAACAGCAACGGAAGAGCCATAAGACTGTTAAAATTGCTTGTTCGTATTGTAAAGAGCTTGGCCACACTCGTGCCAAATGCGAAAAACGTCTACTAAACGTGGGACACGGTAAATAA
- the GCG1 gene encoding gamma-glutamylcyclotransferase (Syntenic homolog of Ashbya gossypii AFR184C; Non-syntenic homolog of Saccharomyces cerevisiae YER163C), which translates to MTFQDGIWVVGYGSLIFKPPPHYTHRVPGTIQNYKRRMWQSSTDHRGTCDTPGRVATLVPCPKSITIVVAYFIPAKYAKLVKEYLDFREKEGYILHSVDVHLSPSESQKLELEQSFAKLPVDPLTCRPIVQSMVYIGVEGNSSYVGPEDIDLTASVVSKAVGPSGDNYEYLKLLYQSLEEIATSMNAALHEVEDEYLKSLFLATELKINQSFGTKDLIIAQPS; encoded by the coding sequence ATGACTTTTCAAGATGGCATATGGGTTGTTGGTTACGGCTCATTAATCTTTAAGCCTCCGCCGCATTACACTCATCGTGTACCAGGAACTATCCAAAACTACAAAAGGCGCATGTGGCAAAGTAGCACTGACCACAGGGGCACATGCGACACTCCAGGCAGAGTTGCTACTTTAGTCCCATGCCCTAAAAGTATCACCATTGTTGTAGCGTACTTTATCCCCGCAAAATATGCTAAGCTCGTCAAAGAATATCTTGACTTCCGTGAAAAAGAGGGTTACATATTGCATAGTGTTGATGTTCATCTATCACCTAGTGAATCTCAGAAGCTCGAGCTAGAGCAAAGTTTTGCTAAGTTACCTGTAGATCCTTTAACATGTCGACCCATTGTTCAATCGATGGTTTACATAGGTGTTGAAGGAAACTCATCATATGTGGGACCAGAAGACATAGACCTTACTGCCAGTGTAGTGTCTAAAGCTGTAGGTCCCAGTGGTGATAATTACGAGTATTTGAAGCTATTGTACCAATCGCTAGAAGAGATAGCGACCAGTATGAATGCCGCGTTGCACGAAGTTGAAGACGAGTACTTAAAATCACTGTTTCTGGCAACTGAATTAAAGATTAACCAAAGTTTCGGCACCAAGGATTTGATTATCGCTCAGCCATCGTAG
- the GDI1 gene encoding Gdi1p (Syntenic homolog of Ashbya gossypii AFR183C; Syntenic homolog of Saccharomyces cerevisiae YER136W (GDI1)) — MDEDYDVIVLGTGLTECILSGLLSVEGKKVLHIDRQDHYGGESASVTLSQLYSKFKQNSLSKEEIEKKFGRDRDWNVDLIPKFLMANGELTNILVHTDVTRYVQFKQVSGSYVYNKGKVYKVPANEFEAISSPLMGIFEKRRMKKFLEWIGDYNKDDVKTHQGLDLDRNTMEEVYYKFGLGNSTKDFIGHAMALWTNDNYLHQPARQTFERIVLYVQSVARYGKSPYLYPLYGLGELPQGFTRLSAVFGGTYMLNTPVEKVLYDDDGKFTGIVTKEGKANAPLVIADPTYFPEKCKSTGQKVIRAICILNHPVANTSNADSCQIIIPQSQVGRKNDIYIAVVSDAHNVASKGYYLAIISTIIETDKPHIELEPAFKILGTIEERFMGIAEIFEPKEDGSKDNIYLSKSYDASSHFESMNDDVKDVYFRVTGQPLVLKKRADVEAEQ; from the coding sequence ATGGATGAAGATTACGACGTTATTGTTTTAGGTACTGGATTAACTGAATGTATTCTATCAGGATTATTATCTGTTGAAGGTAAAAAGGTGTTGCATATTGATAGGCAGGACCATTATGGAGGAGAATCAGCATCTGTTACACTTTCCCAGTTATATTCGAAGTTTAAGCAAAACTCACTGTCAAAAGAAGAGATAGAGAAAAAGTTTGGTCGTGACAGAGATTGGAATGTTGATTTGATTCCGAAGTTTTTGATGGCGAATGGAGAATTGACTAATATTTTAGTTCACACAGACGTTACTAGATATGTTCAGTTTAAGCAAGTAAGTGGCTCTTACGTGTATAATAAGGGCAAGGTTTACAAAGTTCCTGCAAATGAGTTTGAGGCGATTTCATCACCATTAATGGGTATCTTCGAGAAGAGAAGAATGAAGAAGTTTTTAGAGTGGATTGGCGATTATAACAAAGACGATGTGAAAACTCACCAAGGATTGGATTTGGATCGAAATACTATGGAAGAGGTTTACTACAAGTTTGGTTTGGGTAACAGTACCAAAGACTTCATTGGACATGCTATGGCGTTGTGGACGAATGATAATTACTTGCATCAACCAGCAAGACAGACTTTTGAGAGAATTGTCTTGTACGTTCAAAGTGTTGCGCGTTACGGCAAATCCCCCTATCTATACCCACTATACGGCTTGGGAGAACTTCCACAAGGGTTTACGAGATTGTCAGCTGTTTTTGGGGGCACATATATGTTGAATACCCCAGTCGAAAAGGTGCTCTACGACGATGACGGTAAGTTTACTGGAATTGTAACCAAAGAGGGCAAAGCTAATGCTCCATTAGTGATTGCAGACCCTACATATTTCCCTGAAAAGTGTAAATCCACAGGTCAGAAGGTTATTAGAGCCATCTGCATCTTGAATCACCCTGTTGCTAACACTTCTAATGCTGATTCCTGTCAAATAATTATCCCTCAATCCCAAGTTGGGAGAAAGAATGACATCTATATTGCGGTCGTATCTGACGCTCATAATGTTGCTTCTAAGGGCTATTACTTGGCTATTATATCCACAATTATTGAAACAGACAAGCCACACATCGAATTAGAACCGGCTTTTAAAATTCTTGGTACAATTGAAGAACGTTTTATGGGCATTGCAGAAATTTTTGAGCCAAAAGAGGATGGCTCTAAGGATAATATCTATTTGTCCAAGTCTTATGATGCCTCCTCTCATTTTGAGTCAATGAATGATGATGTAAAGGATGTGTACTTCAGAGTCACTGGTCAACCATTGGTCTTAAAGAAGAGAGCAGACGTGGAAGCTGAACAATAG
- the LSM2 gene encoding Sm-like protein LSM2 (Syntenic homolog of Ashbya gossypii AFR182C; Syntenic homolog of Saccharomyces cerevisiae YBL026W (LSM2); 1-intron in Ashbya gossypii), which translates to MLFFSFFKTLVDQEVTVELKNDIELKGTLKSVDQFLNLKLDNISCNNEAKYPHLSSVRNIFIRGSTVRYVYLNKSMVDTNLLQDAARREAMSEKK; encoded by the exons ATGCTATTCTTTTCATTCTTTAAAACGTTAGTGGACCAGGAGGTCACTGTGGAG CTGAAAAACGACATAGAACTGAAGGGAACCCTGAAATCAGTTGACCAGTTCCTGAATCTGAAACTTGATAACATTTCCTGTAACAATGAGGCGAAGTATCCTCATCTTTCAAGTGTGAGGAATATATTTATTAGAGGCTCTACAGTACGTTATGTATATCTTAACAAAAGCATGGTTGACACAAACCTTCTCCAAGACGCCGCTAGAAGAGAAGCTATGAGCGAAAAGAAATAG
- a CDS encoding uncharacterized protein (Syntenic homolog of Ashbya gossypii AFR186W; Syntenic homolog of Saccharomyces cerevisiae YLL032C), whose product MEQYIPLRTKVFRKPFQAVFYTQNNWRKFDEAGDAIFKLPTEEQYLAKREISKENIIEYHYLLKRDHFDEKELTSISGICVPVDTAMTPTLNKQLTELFESEELRGVDFVVSKTKIYPIKMSEQKPISYGYLIGEKNTLNTAHVQLTVLLQMHEGNVVEFVDLQSISFIPMIAGVQSLNLKNISTSFQTKVFLPNISGTPSTAPQVFLAGSVHALVLQAKTILNNMIRSIDGELYYSTLQNVSQVKLKYISSNYSKELNHLMMKYQTFIFLNTGKEEVEFQSSSTHLLEQVKKVFTMEILSDVSELQLIFHDGDYNTIEKPIPEALLDLSLKCNITLLVENDMQNFVFIGGTAKLERVLDWVSKNMQSNPVQVKYFVELDPSYKDFISGKKNGKISRIMDTTNVNINLDLQNGNGNMILTMFASDIKNAIIGQKLVSDELPSETSFFIPEAYHRPVIGTGGSVIQTIMRKHNVFIQFSNSFQLPQNKLAHIRYDNVVIRCPSKNRNEIIPAKEELNQLAQEYSEMQPKVQLKLTPGQYRYLLHHNENDKLSLADNIGIIERRTSTYIMFPFLEPKEGFLLEIRGNDNQATIAGRKLSESFGEELEITITNTLVDTVDLCNSIIVPFLAMDIIVTTSQQLIRFTYKEGNKSVTYALDILRDYLKKLNVTIMDKTFINSWIVGPTKSIHSPPTAESKKLTQLPNVCIQQYSYGYATL is encoded by the coding sequence ATGGAGCAATATATTCCTTTAAGAACAAAAGTCTTCCGTAAACCATTCCAAGCTGTGTTCTACACACAAAACAACTGGAGGAAATTTGACGAAGCAGGGGATGCTATCTTTAAGCTTCCAACAGAAGAACAATATCTAGCAAAAAGAGAGATCAGTAAGGAAAATATCATTGAATACCATTACTTGTTGAAAAGGGATCATTTCGATGAGAAAGAATTGACGTCTATATCTGGGATCTGTGTTCCAGTGGATACTGCAATGACCCCTACTTTAAATAAGCAATTGACGGAGTTATTTGAATCTGAAGAGCTTCGCGGAGTTGATTTTGTTGTATCGAAGACTAAGATATACCCTATTAAAATGAGTGAGCAGAAGCCTATTTCTTATGGTTACTTGATTGGAGAGAAAAATACATTGAACACTGCTCACGTGCAACTAACGGTGCTATTGCAGATGCATGAAGGTAACGTTGTTGAATTTGTTGATTTGCAGTCGATATCTTTTATCCCAATGATAGCAGGAGTACAATCGTTGAACCTGAAGAATATTTCGACCAGTTTTCAGACCAAAGTATTTTTACCAAACATATCTGGTACGCCAAGCACAGCACCACAAGTGTTCTTGGCAGGATCTGTCCATGCACTAGTACTACAGGCTAAGACTATTTTGAACAATATGATAAGGTCAATTGATGGGGAGCTATACTATTCAACACTCCAAAATGTCTCACAAGTTAAATTGAAATATATTTCTTCTAATTATTCAAAGGAATTGAATCACTTAATGATGAAATACCAAACCTTCATCTTTTTAAATACAGGAAAAGAGGAGGTTGAATTCCAATCTTCGTCGACACATTTGTTAGAGCAGGTAAAAAAGGTCTTCACTATGGAAATCTTGTCCGATGTCTCAGAGTTACAGTTAATTTTCCATGATGGAGACTACAATACTATCGAGAAGCCAATCCCCGAAGCGCTACTAGATTTAAGCTTAAAGTGTAATATCACTTTGTTGGTTGAAAACGATATGCAGAACTTTGTTTTTATTGGAGGCACAGCTAAACTAGAGCGAGTCCTCGACTGGGTCTCTAAGAACATGCAATCGAATCCAGTACAGGTAAAGTATTTTGTTGAATTAGACCCTTCGTACAAAGATTTTATTTCAGGAAAGAAGAATGGTAAAATTTCGCGTATTATGGATACTACCAATGTCAATATTAATTTAGACCTACAGAATGGCAATGGTAACATGATTTTAACAATGTTTGCTAGTGACATCAAAAATGCGATTATAGGCCAGAAGCTGGTTTCGGATGAGTTGCCTTCCGAAACATCTTTTTTTATACCTGAAGCATATCATAGACCCGTTATTGGGACGGGCGGTTCCGTCATCCAAACTATTATGAGGAAGCATAATGTTTTCATACAATTTTCAAACAGTTTCCAGCTCCCTCAAAATAAACTAGCTCATATTAGATATGACAACGTGGTAATAAGATGCCCATCAAAGAATCGTAATGAAATTATCCCAGCCAAGGAGGAACTAAACCAATTGGCCCAGGAATACAGCGAAATGCAACCGAAAGTGCAGCTAAAACTAACACCAGGTCAGTATAGATATCTGTTGCATCATAATGAGAATGATAAGTTATCTCTTGCAGATAATATTGGCATTATAGAGCGACGCACATCAACGTATATTATGTTCCCATTTCTTGAGCCCAAAGAAGGATTTCTATTGGAAATACGGGGAAATGACAATCAAGCTACTATTGCTGGCAGAAAATTGTCTGAATCATTTGGCGAGGAGTTAGAAATCACTATTACTAACACCCTTGTTGACACTGTGGATCTCTGCAACTCTATAATAGTCCCATTTTTAGCGATGGATATCATAGTTACAACTTCCCAGCAGTTGATAAGGTTCACATATAAGGAAGGGAATAAATCAGTCACTTATGCTCTAGATATCCTTCGTGACTATCTCAAAAAGCTAAATGTTACCATCATGGACAAAACCTTCATCAACTCTTGGATAGTAGGTCCGACAAAAAGTATCCATTCACCCCCCACAGCCGAAAGTAAGAAGTTAACCCAACTCCCAAATGTTTGCATCCAGCAGTATTCATATGGGTATGCTACTTTATAG
- the IRC19 gene encoding Irc19p (Syntenic homolog of Ashbya gossypii AFR187C; Syntenic homolog of Saccharomyces cerevisiae YLL033W (IRC19)) produces the protein MISDTLKPIVKTNKAIITSQYALYKNAGPYLLPNDFNEIPQNLQIKILYRRFFRLRPFVSTKEMIQSSYTNYIRNKFRENYALKRKIALGIDEPPSIDKDINSGVKTLAFVTKAVSLVDTKNNNGILEDNAICHKLLKNILSVEYHRSVQFKLPREYQILRISYEYLNSNFKRLEYKSLRNNDISIIQLNELLGTRL, from the coding sequence ATGATCAGCGATACTTTAAAACCAATAGTTAAAACCAATAAAGCAATAATTACATCACAGTATGCTCTTTATAAAAATGCTGGCCCATATTTATTACCGAATGACTTTAATGAGATTCCGCAAAATTTACAGATAAAGATATTATACAGGAGGTTCTTTAGGTTACGTCCATTTGTTTCCACTAAGGAAATGATACAGTCTAGTTACACTAATTACATTCGAAACAAGTTTAGAGAGAATTATGCTTTAAAACGTAAGATCGCATTGGGTATTGACGAGCCTCCTTCTATAGATAAAGATATCAATTCTGGGGTGAAAACTTTGGCATTTGTTACTAAGGCTGTTTCTTTAGTCGATACGAAGAACAATAATGGAATTTTAGAGGATAATGCAATATGCCATAAGTTACTGAAAAACATTTTGTCAGTTGAATACCATCGCAGTGTTCAATTCAAGTTGCCGCGTGAGTATCAAATACTTAGGATAAGCTATGAATATCTGAATAGTAATTTTAAGAGGTTGGAATATAAATCATTGAGAAATAACGACATATCCATTATACAGTTGAACGAACTACTTGGAACTAGGCTATAA